In Malus sylvestris chromosome 15, drMalSylv7.2, whole genome shotgun sequence, a single genomic region encodes these proteins:
- the LOC126601536 gene encoding glucuronoxylan 4-O-methyltransferase 1-like: MRTKTYPTFNVKLLLLGIFLALVVIFVFRTSSDSSPASSNEKSPISGKQAKDDHEKSTNCDSTGTCNKIPTSLAKALIHYTTSTITPQQTLKEISVTSKVLDKKSPCNFLVFGLGHDSLMWTSLNHGGRTIFLEEDESWIEQIRRRFPTLESYHVTYDSKVNEANSLMDVGKGPECTAVGDPRYSVCQLALKGLPSEVYEIKWDLIMVDAPTGYHDEAPGRMSAIYTAGMMARNKEGGETDVFVHDVNRDVEDKFSKAFLCEGYMKKQEGRLRHFNIPSHKDSSNRPFCPE, from the coding sequence ATGAGAACCAAAACCTATCCAACTTTCAATGTTAAGCTTCTCCTCCTTGGAATTTTCCTTGCTTTGGTTGTCATCTTTGTCTTCAGGACAAGTTCTGATTCATCACCAGCTTCCTCCAATGAAAAATCCCCCATTTCGGGGAAACAAGCCAAAGATGATCACGAAAAATCAACAAATTGTGACTCCACAGGGACTTGCAACAAGATTCCAACCTCCCTAGCCAAAGCCCTAATCCACTACACAACCTCCACCATCACCCCACAACAAACCCTAAAAGAAATCTCAGTCACATCCAAGGTCTTGGACAAGAAATCGCCCTGCAACTTCCTCGTCTTCGGCCTAGGCCACGACAGCCTCATGTGGACTTCCCTCAACCACGGCGGACGCACCATTTTCCTCGAAGAAGACGAGTCATGGATAGAGCAAATCCGGCGCCGCTTCCCCACTTTGGAATCGTACCATGTCACATACGATAGCAAAGTGAACGAGGCTAACAGTCTCATGGATGTTGGGAAGGGGCCTGAGTGCACTGCAGTTGGTGATCCTAGGTATAGCGTATGCCAGCTGGCACTCAAGGGGTTGCCCAGTGAAGTGTATGAGATAAAATGGGATTTGATCATGGTGGATGCACCCACAGGGTATCATGATGAAGCACCAGGGAGGATGAGTGCCATTTATACGGCTGGGATGATGGCCAGGAACAAAGAGGGGGGAGAGACTGATGTGTTTGTGCATGATGTGAATAGGGATGTGGAAGATAAGTTCTCCAAGGCTTTTCTTTGTGAAGGGTACATGAAAAAACAAGAAGGGAGGTTGAGGCACTTCAATATTCCTAGTCACAAGGATAGTTCCAACAGGCCCTTTTGCCCCGAGTAA